In one window of Flavobacterium ginsengisoli DNA:
- a CDS encoding M1 family metallopeptidase, with product MVYAQENIALHIPTKQDTLNGSITPERIWWDIQHYDLTIKPDYNSKTISGKNTIEYTVVNKKHSDLMQIDLVVPLKIDSVFQKGKKINYTQNENIWYIKLPKKVLSKKNKLTIYYSGKPTESIKPPWDGGLVWAKDSLNRPWISVACQYKGASLWFPCKNALYDEPDKGARINIIAPKNLIAVSNGRLTSKITNTDTTSTFTWEVKNPINHYGITFYIGNYINISDTFQGEKGNLSMDFWVLDYNKEKALNHMIPEVKLTVKSLEHWYGPYPFYEDGFKMVDAPYIGMEHQSAIAYGSSYKKGTNKKGGDISNTGWGKKTDKIIVHEIAHEWFGNTVTASDIADRWIQEGFAGLAEELVIADICGKQAGNEFMNGRFRTIENDKPIIGRYGINEDGSNDNYIKGWAIMHMIKNIINDDSKFRKIIRDLTHDFHNKTVTSNEIESYLNSKSGISFTFLFDQYLRTNKVPILEFKYKNEELSYRYIDCIENFSMPIKTNWTGENFIYPSTFWQSIKVENKDTLQELKIDLNFYVTLKKVD from the coding sequence ATGGTATATGCGCAAGAAAACATAGCATTGCATATACCAACAAAACAAGACACTTTAAATGGTTCGATAACTCCTGAAAGAATCTGGTGGGATATTCAACATTATGATCTTACTATAAAACCTGATTACAATAGCAAAACGATATCAGGAAAAAATACAATTGAATATACTGTCGTTAACAAAAAACATTCTGATTTAATGCAGATTGATCTTGTTGTTCCTTTAAAAATTGACAGTGTTTTTCAGAAAGGAAAAAAGATCAATTATACTCAAAATGAAAACATCTGGTATATAAAACTGCCTAAAAAGGTACTTTCAAAGAAAAACAAACTAACTATTTATTATTCTGGAAAACCAACAGAGTCCATTAAACCGCCTTGGGATGGTGGTTTGGTTTGGGCAAAAGACTCTTTAAACCGTCCGTGGATTTCTGTTGCTTGCCAATATAAGGGTGCAAGTTTGTGGTTTCCTTGTAAAAATGCTCTCTATGATGAACCAGATAAAGGTGCAAGAATAAATATTATTGCTCCTAAAAATCTAATAGCTGTTTCAAATGGCCGTTTGACATCGAAAATTACAAATACAGATACTACTTCAACTTTTACATGGGAAGTTAAGAATCCTATAAATCATTACGGAATTACATTTTATATAGGCAATTATATCAATATCTCTGATACGTTTCAAGGCGAAAAAGGAAATTTGAGCATGGATTTTTGGGTACTTGACTACAATAAGGAAAAAGCACTAAATCATATGATTCCGGAAGTTAAACTAACAGTAAAATCTTTAGAGCATTGGTATGGACCTTATCCTTTTTATGAAGATGGTTTTAAGATGGTTGATGCCCCATATATAGGAATGGAACATCAAAGCGCCATTGCTTATGGCAGTTCATACAAAAAAGGCACAAATAAAAAAGGAGGCGATATTTCGAATACTGGTTGGGGCAAAAAAACAGATAAAATAATTGTTCACGAAATAGCGCACGAATGGTTTGGCAATACTGTTACTGCAAGTGACATTGCCGATCGATGGATTCAAGAAGGATTCGCTGGTTTAGCCGAAGAACTTGTTATAGCAGATATATGTGGAAAACAAGCTGGAAACGAATTCATGAACGGAAGATTTAGAACAATCGAAAATGATAAACCCATTATTGGTCGATATGGCATAAATGAAGATGGTAGCAATGATAATTATATTAAGGGCTGGGCCATTATGCACATGATTAAAAACATAATAAATGATGATTCAAAATTTCGAAAAATAATTCGTGATCTCACTCATGATTTTCATAATAAAACGGTTACAAGTAATGAAATCGAATCATATTTAAATTCAAAATCAGGAATTAGCTTTACCTTTTTGTTTGATCAATACTTAAGGACAAATAAAGTTCCTATTTTAGAATTCAAATACAAAAATGAAGAATTGAGCTATCGTTATATTGACTGTATTGAAAATTTTTCTATGCCAATTAAAACTAATTGGACAGGAGAGAATTTTATATATCCTTCGACATTCTGGCAGTCAATAAAAGTAGAGAATAAAGACACTCTTCAGGAATTAAAAATAGATTTAAACTTTTATGTAACGCTTAAAAAAGTCGATTAA
- the trpA gene encoding tryptophan synthase subunit alpha: MNRITQKLQEDKKILSIYFSAGYPNLNDTVQIIQDLEKNGVDLIEIGLPFSDPLADGPTIQASSTQALHNGMTTQILFDQLKNIRESVKIPLIIMGYFNPMLQYGVEAFCQKCAEIGIDGLIIPDLPVDVYADEYKAIFEKYGLINVFLITPQTSDERIRFIDSVSNGFIYMVSSASVTGSQSGFGNTQETYFERIADMNLKNPQIVGFGISNKETFNQATKYAKGAIIGSAFIKHLAENGSGKIAEFVGEIR; this comes from the coding sequence ATGAACAGAATAACTCAAAAATTACAAGAAGATAAAAAAATCCTTTCGATTTACTTTTCTGCCGGATATCCTAATTTAAACGATACTGTGCAGATTATTCAGGATTTAGAAAAAAACGGAGTTGATTTAATCGAAATCGGACTTCCTTTTAGTGATCCTTTGGCAGACGGACCAACCATTCAGGCGAGTTCTACACAGGCGCTTCATAACGGAATGACAACTCAAATCCTTTTCGATCAGCTAAAAAACATCCGCGAAAGCGTAAAAATTCCGTTGATTATTATGGGATATTTTAATCCGATGTTGCAATACGGCGTTGAAGCTTTTTGCCAAAAATGTGCTGAAATCGGAATTGACGGTTTAATTATTCCAGATCTTCCAGTTGATGTTTATGCAGATGAGTACAAAGCGATTTTCGAAAAATATGGTTTAATTAATGTGTTTTTAATTACACCACAAACTTCAGACGAACGTATTCGTTTTATTGACAGCGTTTCAAACGGATTTATCTATATGGTAAGTTCAGCAAGTGTCACAGGATCTCAATCTGGTTTTGGAAATACTCAGGAAACTTATTTCGAAAGAATTGCGGACATGAATTTGAAAAATCCTCAAATTGTTGGTTTCGGAATTTCGAATAAAGAAACTTTCAATCAGGCAACTAAATATGCAAAAGGTGCAATTATCGGAAGTGCTTTTATTAAACACTTAGCCGAAAACGGAAGTGGGAAAATTGCTGAGTTTGTTGGAGAGATTCGATAA
- a CDS encoding carbon-nitrogen hydrolase family protein, giving the protein MILAAAQTKPKRGDISANLLNHYQLIELAAENGANLIAFPELSITGYERENAEALIFTEDDYRIDHLKELSVRNNIVIIAGAPIKIDSKLYIGEFIIAPDDSVSIYTKQFLHEGEDEFFDSTFDFNPMLTIEDQNISFAICADIDNPLHPENAAKNDTDIYVASIFFSPNGIPNAYRDLQNYAEKHKMNVLMSNFSGESWGSPSAGQSAFWNNKGELIAQMNDSDSGLLLVEKKVMIGKAKS; this is encoded by the coding sequence ATGATTTTAGCGGCAGCGCAAACAAAACCAAAACGAGGAGATATATCTGCTAATTTACTGAATCATTATCAGCTTATTGAATTGGCTGCCGAAAACGGTGCTAATTTAATTGCGTTTCCAGAATTATCAATTACAGGCTACGAAAGAGAAAATGCAGAAGCATTGATCTTTACAGAAGACGATTATAGAATTGATCATTTAAAAGAATTATCGGTTAGAAATAACATTGTTATTATAGCTGGAGCACCAATTAAGATAGATTCGAAATTATATATTGGCGAATTTATTATAGCTCCAGACGATTCGGTTTCAATTTATACCAAACAGTTTTTGCATGAAGGCGAAGATGAATTCTTCGATTCGACATTCGATTTTAATCCGATGTTAACTATAGAAGATCAAAACATTTCTTTTGCAATTTGCGCTGATATTGACAATCCTTTGCATCCTGAAAATGCGGCCAAAAATGATACCGATATTTATGTAGCAAGCATTTTCTTTTCGCCAAACGGGATTCCAAATGCTTATAGAGATTTACAAAATTATGCTGAAAAACATAAAATGAATGTTTTAATGTCGAATTTTAGCGGAGAATCTTGGGGATCGCCTTCTGCTGGACAAAGCGCTTTTTGGAATAATAAAGGCGAATTAATTGCGCAAATGAATGATTCTGACTCTGGATTATTATTGGTTGAAAAAAAGGTGATGATTGGGAAAGCCAAATCATAA